In Raphanus sativus cultivar WK10039 chromosome 5, ASM80110v3, whole genome shotgun sequence, the following proteins share a genomic window:
- the LOC108861751 gene encoding transcription factor RAX3 codes for MGRAPCCDKANVKKGPWSPEEDAKLKDYIENNGTGGNWIALPQKIGLRRCGKSCRLRWLNYLRPNIKHGGFSEEEDNIICNLYVTIGSRWSIIAAQLPGRTDNDIKNYWNTRLKKKLLNKQRKEFQEARMKQEMVLIKRQEQGQSQSSASRDLYLNNMFGSSPWPLLPQLPSPHHQVPLVMMEPRSYDYYQMTPSCNFEQKPMITLKNMVKTEEEPERTNPDHHHPEDSITNPFDFSFSQLLLDPNYYLESGGGEGELAITSSSTNSPLPNYTSADHHQQHEILQWFGSSNFQTEAINDMFLNNDIANLETNENTRFCGNSPVAGAAAALAGGTTSTSADQSTISWEEITSLVNSDDASYFNGLNHV; via the exons ATGGGAAGAGCACCGTGTTGTGACAAGGCAAACGTGAAGAAAGGCCCTTGGTCTCCTGAAGAAGACGCAAAACTCAAAGATTACATCGAGAATAATGGCACAGGAGGGAACTGGATCGCGTTGCCTCAGAAGATCG GTCTAAGAAGATGTGGGAAGAGTTGCAGACTAAGGTGGCTCAACTATTTGAGACCAAACATCAAACATGGTGGCTTCTCTGAGGAAGAGGACAACATCATTTGTAATCTCTATGTTACCATTGGTAGCAG gtGGTCTATAATTGCTGCACAATTGCCTGGAAGAACAGACAACGATATCAAGAACTATTGGAACACGAGGCTCAAGAAGAAGCTTcttaacaaacaaagaaaagagtTCCAAGAAGCTCGGATGAAGCAAGAGATGGTGTTGATAAAGCGACAAGAACAAGGACAAAGCCAGAGTAGTGCTAGTAGGGATCTTTATTTGAACAACATGTTTGGATCATCACCATGGCCATTACTACCTCAGCTTCCCTCTCCTCACCATCAAGTACCTCTTGTCATGATGGAACCAAGAAGCTACGATTACTATCAAATGACACCGTCTTGCAACTTCGAACAAAAGCCAATGATCACACTCAAGAACATGGTCAAGACTGAAGAAGAACCGGAAAGAACAAACCCTGATCATCATCACCCTGAAGATTCTATCACAAACCCTTTTGATTTCTCCTTCTCTCAGCTTTTGTTAGATCCTAATTACTACCTGGAGtcaggaggaggagaaggagagctCGCGATCACGAGTAGCAGCACAAACTCTCCATTACCAAATTACACAAGTGCTGATCACCATCAACAACATGAGATTCTTCAATGGTTTGGGAGTAGTAATTTTCAGACAGAAGCAATCAATGATATGTTCTTAAACAACGACATAGCGAATCTTGAGACCAATGAGAACACAAGATTCTGTGGAAACTCGCCAGTAGCCGGAGCTGCAGCAGCTTTAGCCGGTGGAACGACGAGTACATCGGCGGATCAAAGCACAATAAGTTGGGAGGAGATAACCTCTCTTGTCAATTCCGATGATGCAAGTTACTTCAATGGGTTAAATCAtgtgtaa
- the LOC108863095 gene encoding LOW QUALITY PROTEIN: protein CROWDED NUCLEI 4 (The sequence of the model RefSeq protein was modified relative to this genomic sequence to represent the inferred CDS: inserted 1 base in 1 codon), which produces MATYSSERLPRTPATTRLAMTPGSRVLKSPLSEEVMWKRLKEAGFDEQSIKQRDKASLIAYIAKLESEVYDYQHNMGLLILEKDQLLSKYEEVKASVDEADLAHRRDLSAYVSALAESKKREDGLKKDAGIAKECISSLEKTLHEIRAECAETKVSAESKMSEAHTMIEDALKKFADAEAKMRAAEALQSEANRYHRIAERKLKEAESREDDLARRLASFKSESETRENEIVIERQTLSERRKSLQQEHERLLDAKASLNQREDHIFGRSQELAELEKGLQSAKTNFEEERRALEDKKSSLEIQLASLAKREVAVTERESSLLEKEQELLVAEEKISSKESELSQKVLANQEAILRKRKSDVEAELESKCTLVENEIESKRRAWELREVDIKQREDLVGEKEHDLEVQSRTVAEKEKDITERSYNLDEKEKHLNAVEEDINRKTNLLENEKERLRKLDLDLQQSLISLEDKRKRAESATEKLEALKSETSELSILEMKLKEELDDMRGQKLELLAEADRMKVEKAKFEAEWEHIDVKREELRKEAEYITRQREAFSMYLKDERDNIREERDALRNQHKKDVEALNREREEFMNKMVEEHSEWLSKVQRERADFLLGIETQKRELEYCIENKREELENSSREREKAFEQEKKLEEERIQSLKESAKKDLENVQVELKRLDAERLEIKLDRERREREWSELKDSVEELKVQREKLETQRHMLRSEREEIRHEVEELKKLENLKVTLDDMSMAKMQLSNLERSWEKVSALKQKVVVTRDEELDLQNGVSTVSXSEDGYINSNNGSSPSSAIPFSWIKQCTNLIFKTPPPETSLPMYHHEEGGGGLPSEKLKLDSSKREEKAYTEGLTIAVERLEAGRKRRGNNASGSDTNETSNHKKRKHDVTREADLESVISSPQNVPEDKHELPSNQTQAPPSGMVVLSEIVKITEVTCETEVINEVSNIDCSDDPSEAGTKMVEEEKQDSDCNQTGIKVKDSDDGGIVT; this is translated from the exons ATGGCGACTTATAGTTCGGAGCGACTCCCGAGAACGCCGGCTACTACCAGATTAGCGATGACGCCTGGTTCTAGGGTTTTAAAAAGCCCTTTGAGTGAAGAAGTCATGTGGAAGCGCCTCAAGGAAGCTGGTTTTGATGAACAATCCATCAAGCAGAGGGATAAAGCCTCCTTAATCGCTTACATTGCCAAGCTCGAATCTGAG GTCTATGATTATCAACACAACATGGGTCTTCTCATTTTGGAGAAAGACCAACTCTTGTCCAAGTATGAAGAGGTTAAGGCCTCTGTGGATGAAGCCGACCTAGCACATAGGCGAGATCTATCTGCATATGTCTCTGCCTTGGCTGAATCCAAGAAACGAGAAGACGGTTTGAAGAAAGACGCTGGGATTGCTAAAGAGTGTATCTCTAGT ctggagaagacttTGCATGAGATTCGTGCAGAATGTGCTGAGACGAAAGTTTCTGCTGAGAGTAAAATGTCTGAAGCTCATACTATGATTGAGGATGCTCTTAAGAAATTTGCAGATGCT GAAGCAAAAATGCGTGCAGCTGAAGCTTTACAGTCAGAAGCTAACCGGTATCACCGGATTGCCGAGAGAAAATTGAAGGAAGCTGAAAGTCGTGAAGATGATCTTGCTCGGCGTCTTGCATCTTTCAAATCTGA GTCTGAAACGAGAGAGAACGAGATTGTTATTGAGCGACAGACTTTGAGTGAGAGGCGAAAGAGCTTGCAGCAAGAGCATGAACGGTTATTGGATGCAAAAGCTTCACTAAACCAGCGAGAAGATCACATTTTTGGTAGATCCCAAGAATTAGCTGAACTTGAAAAGGGGTTACAGTCTGCAAAGACCAATTTTGAGGAGGAACGTAGAGCCTTGGAGGACAAAAAGTCCAGTTTGGAGATCCAATTAGCTTCGCTTGCTAAACGAGAAGTG GCCGTCACTGAAAGGGAATCTTCATTACTTGAGAAAGAGCAAGAGCTGCTTGTTGCTGAAGAAAAAATTTCCAGCAAGGAATCT GAACTGAGTCAGAAGGTCTTAGCGAATCAAGAAGCTATcctgaggaaaagaaaatcggaTGTGGAAGCTGAGTTGGAAAGTAAGTGCACATTGGTGGAAAATGAAATCGAGAGCAAGAGACGGGCTTGGGAACTAAGAGAGGTTGATATCAAGCAGAGGGAGGACCTAGTTGGTGAAAAGGAACATGACTTGGAAGTTCAATCAAGGACAGTGGCAGAGAAAGAAAAGGATATAACAGAGAGGTCTTATAATCTTGACGAGAAAGAGAAGCATCTGAATGCTGTAGAGGAAGATATCAACCGTAAGACAAATCTACTGGAGAATGAGAAGGAACGGTTAAGAAAGTTAGACTTGGATCTGCAGCAGTCTTTGATTTCTTTAGAAGACAAGAGAAAACGCGCTGAGTCTGCAACGGAAAAACTAGAAGCCTTGAAGAGTGAGACAAGCGAATTATCCATTCTGGAGATGAAACTCAAGGAGGAGCTAGATGATATGAGGGGTCAAAAGCTTGAACTCCTGGCTGAAGCGGATAGAATGAAGGTGGAGAAAGCTAAATTCGAAGCTGAGTGGGAACACATTGACGTGAAAAGGGAAGAGTTAAGAAAAGAAGCTGAATACATTACTCGTCAAAGGGAGGCTTTCTCGATGTATCTCAAGGACGAGCGTGACAACATCAGGGAGGAAAGGGATGCGTTGAGAAATCAGCACAAGAAGGACGTGGAGGCGCTAAACCGAGAGCGCGAAGAATTCATGAATAAAATGGTGGAGGAACATTCAGAGTGGCTTAGCAAGGTACAGCGCGAACGTGCTGATTTCTTGTTGGGGATTGAGACGCAGAAAAGAGAGTTGGAGTATTGCATTGAGAACAAACGAGAAGAGTTGGAGAACTCTtcgagggagagagagaaggcTTTCGAGCAAGAGAAGAAGTTGGAAGAGGAGCGTATACAGTCCCTCAAGGAGTCGGCGAAGAAAGACTTGGAAAATGTCCAAGTGGAACTAAAGAGGTTGGATGCGGAGAGGCTGGAGATCAAATTGGATCGTGAGAGGAGGGAAAGGGAGTGGTCTGAGTTGAAGGATTCGGTTGAGGAGCTAAAGGTTCAACGAGAGAAACTAGAGACGCAAAGGCATATGCTTCGATCTGAAAGAGAAGAAATCAGACATGAGGTTGAAGAACTGAAGAAGTTAGAGAATCTGAAAGTTACACTAGATGATATGTCAATGGCTAAAATGCAGCTGTCCAATTTAGAGCGTAGCTGGGAAAAAGTGTCTGCTCTGAAGCAGAAGGTGGTTGTTACACGGGACGAGGAACTAGACTTGCAAAATGGAGTCAGCACTGTGA ATAGCGAAGATGGTTATATTAACTCAAACAATGGCTCAAGCCCTTCGTCCGCCATTCCATTTTCATGGATAAAGCAATGCACTAATCTGATATTCAAGACTCCTCCTCCAGAGACGTCGCTTCCAATGTATCATCatgaagaaggaggaggaggattgCCTTCAGAAAAGTTGAAGCTAGATTCAtcgaaaagagaagaaaaggcTTACACCGAGGGGCTGACTATTGCAGTTGAAAGACTCGAAGCCGGAAGGAAAAGAAGAGGTAACAACGCATCTGGAAGTGACACTAATGAAACAAGCAATCACAAGAAGAGGAAACATGATGTTACCCGTGAAGCTGATCTGGAGAG TGTAATTTCAAGCCCTCAGAATGTGCCCGAGGACAAACACGAACTGCCATCAAACCAAACCCAGGCACCACCAAGTGGTATGGTAGTCCTCAGTGAAATCGTGAAGATCACAGAAGTAACGTGTGAGACAGAGGTCATCAACGAAGTGTCAAACATTGACTGCTCAGATGATCCTTCCGAAGCAGGAACAAAGATGGTAGAGGAGGAGAAACAAGATAGTGATTGCAATCAG ACCGGGATAAAGGTGAAGGATTCTGACGATGGTGGCATTGTAACATGA
- the LOC108856922 gene encoding uncharacterized protein LOC108856922 isoform X1: MASHLVLLLIISFVFSTSSSSPSPRFPRQTLQSRARTQPSRGGDRNSYRYETKYFSQQLDHFSFADLPKFSQRYLINSDHWTGASELGPIFLYCGNEGDIEWFATNSGFIWEIAPKFGALLVFPEHRYYGESMPYGNREEAYKNATTLSYLTTEQALADFAVFVTDLKRNLSAEASPVVLFGGSYGGSKSKKESYECFFFFLGVSLLLLIDAMLLTVLAAWMRLKYPHIAIGALASSAPILQFEDLVPPQTFYDIVSNDFKRESSSCFSTIKDSWDAIIAEGEKENGLQQLSKTFHFCRALNSTDDLSGWLDSAYSYLAMVDYPYAADFMMPLPGHPIKEVCRKIDGASSDASILERIYAGVSVYYNYTGKVGCFELDDDPHGLDGWNWQACTEMVMPMSSSQENSMFTTYDFNYSSYKEDCWNTFGVNPRPRWVTTELGGHDIETTLKSFGSNIIFSNGLLDPWSGGSVLKNLSSTIVALVTEEGGHHLDLRPSTPEDPKWLVEQREAEIRLIQEWIRTYRLEKVAQFSLLKSSW; the protein is encoded by the exons ATGGCGAGCCATCTCGTATTGCTTCTGATCATCTCTTTCGTTTTCTCCACTTCATCCTCCTCTCCGTCACCTCGTTTTCCTCGCCAAACTCTCCAGAGCCGAGCCAGAACCCAGCCGTCACGGGGAGGAGATCGAAACTCGTACCGATACGAGACGAAGTATTTCTCCCAGCAGCTCGACCACTTCAGCTTCGCGGATCTTCCGAAATTCTCGCAGCGTTACTTGATCAACTCCGATCACTGGACCGGCGCCTCTGAGCTCGGACCTATCTTCCTCTACTGCGGCAACGAAGGGGATATCGAATGGTTCGCTACGAACTCTGGATTCATTTGGGAGATCGCTCCCAAGTTTGGGGCCTTGCTTGTTTTCCCTGAG CATAGGTATTATGGAGAGTCTATGCCTTATGGAAACAGGGAAGAAGCTTACAAGAACGCTACCACGTTATCGTATCTCACAACCGAGCAAGCTCTTGCGGATTTTGCTGTGTTTGTTACTGATTTGAAACGGAACTTGTCTGCTGAAGCATCTCCAGTTGTGTTGTTTGGAGGATCATATGGTGGAAGTAAGTCAAAGAAAGAATCatatgaatgtttttttttttttttgggagtgAGTTTGTTGTTATTGATTGATGCAATGTTGTTAACAGTGTTGGCAGCATGGATGAGGCTCAAGTATCCTCACATTGCAATTGGAGCATTGGCTTCTTCAGCTCCGATTCTTCAGTTTGAAGATCTTGTACCTCCTCAGACGTTTTATGACATTGTATCTAATGATTTCAAg CGTGAGAGTAGTAGCTGCTTTAGTACCATAAAGGACTCCTGGGATGCAATCATAGCTGAGGGTGAGAAGGAGAATGGTCTTCAGCAGTTGTCGAAAACTTTTCATTTTTGTCG GGCGTTGAACAGTACAGATGACCTTTCAGGCTGGCTGGATTCTGCTTATAGTTATTTGGCAATGGTGGACTATCCGTACGCTGCTGACTTTATGATGCCTTTGCCTGGGCATCCCATTAAAGAG GTCTGTAGAAAGATTGATGGGGCTAGTAGTGATGCTAGCATCCTAGAACGCATATATGCAGGAGTAAGTGTGTACTACAACTATACTGGGAAGGTTGGCTGCTTTGAGTTGGATGATGACCCTCATGGTTTGGATGGATGGAACTGGCAG GCGTGCACGGAGATGGTAATGCCCATGTCTAGTAGCCAAGAAAACAGCATGTTCACAACTTACGATTTCAATTACTCTTCATACAAAGAGGATTGCTGGAATACATTCGGAGTCAATCCAAGGCCTAGGTGGGTCACAACAGAGCTCGGTGGACAT GACATAGAGACCACATTGAAGTCGTTTGGAAGCAACATCATTTTCTCAAATGGTCTGTTAGATCCGTGGAGTGGTGGCAG TGTTCTGAAGAACTTATCCAGTACCATTGTTGCTCTTGTCACAGAAGAAG GTGGACATCATTTGGATCTACGACCTTCAACTCCAGAAGACCCAAAATGGCTAGTGGAACAGCGAGAAGCCGAGATACGGTTGATCCAAGAGTGGATCAGAACATATCGACTAGAAAAAGTAGCTCagttttctttgttaaaaagtTCATGGTAA
- the LOC108856922 gene encoding uncharacterized protein LOC108856922 isoform X2: MASHLVLLLIISFVFSTSSSSPSPRFPRQTLQSRARTQPSRGGDRNSYRYETKYFSQQLDHFSFADLPKFSQRYLINSDHWTGASELGPIFLYCGNEGDIEWFATNSGFIWEIAPKFGALLVFPEHRYYGESMPYGNREEAYKNATTLSYLTTEQALADFAVFVTDLKRNLSAEASPVVLFGGSYGGMLAAWMRLKYPHIAIGALASSAPILQFEDLVPPQTFYDIVSNDFKRESSSCFSTIKDSWDAIIAEGEKENGLQQLSKTFHFCRALNSTDDLSGWLDSAYSYLAMVDYPYAADFMMPLPGHPIKEVCRKIDGASSDASILERIYAGVSVYYNYTGKVGCFELDDDPHGLDGWNWQACTEMVMPMSSSQENSMFTTYDFNYSSYKEDCWNTFGVNPRPRWVTTELGGHDIETTLKSFGSNIIFSNGLLDPWSGGSVLKNLSSTIVALVTEEGGHHLDLRPSTPEDPKWLVEQREAEIRLIQEWIRTYRLEKVAQFSLLKSSW; this comes from the exons ATGGCGAGCCATCTCGTATTGCTTCTGATCATCTCTTTCGTTTTCTCCACTTCATCCTCCTCTCCGTCACCTCGTTTTCCTCGCCAAACTCTCCAGAGCCGAGCCAGAACCCAGCCGTCACGGGGAGGAGATCGAAACTCGTACCGATACGAGACGAAGTATTTCTCCCAGCAGCTCGACCACTTCAGCTTCGCGGATCTTCCGAAATTCTCGCAGCGTTACTTGATCAACTCCGATCACTGGACCGGCGCCTCTGAGCTCGGACCTATCTTCCTCTACTGCGGCAACGAAGGGGATATCGAATGGTTCGCTACGAACTCTGGATTCATTTGGGAGATCGCTCCCAAGTTTGGGGCCTTGCTTGTTTTCCCTGAG CATAGGTATTATGGAGAGTCTATGCCTTATGGAAACAGGGAAGAAGCTTACAAGAACGCTACCACGTTATCGTATCTCACAACCGAGCAAGCTCTTGCGGATTTTGCTGTGTTTGTTACTGATTTGAAACGGAACTTGTCTGCTGAAGCATCTCCAGTTGTGTTGTTTGGAGGATCATATGGTGGAA TGTTGGCAGCATGGATGAGGCTCAAGTATCCTCACATTGCAATTGGAGCATTGGCTTCTTCAGCTCCGATTCTTCAGTTTGAAGATCTTGTACCTCCTCAGACGTTTTATGACATTGTATCTAATGATTTCAAg CGTGAGAGTAGTAGCTGCTTTAGTACCATAAAGGACTCCTGGGATGCAATCATAGCTGAGGGTGAGAAGGAGAATGGTCTTCAGCAGTTGTCGAAAACTTTTCATTTTTGTCG GGCGTTGAACAGTACAGATGACCTTTCAGGCTGGCTGGATTCTGCTTATAGTTATTTGGCAATGGTGGACTATCCGTACGCTGCTGACTTTATGATGCCTTTGCCTGGGCATCCCATTAAAGAG GTCTGTAGAAAGATTGATGGGGCTAGTAGTGATGCTAGCATCCTAGAACGCATATATGCAGGAGTAAGTGTGTACTACAACTATACTGGGAAGGTTGGCTGCTTTGAGTTGGATGATGACCCTCATGGTTTGGATGGATGGAACTGGCAG GCGTGCACGGAGATGGTAATGCCCATGTCTAGTAGCCAAGAAAACAGCATGTTCACAACTTACGATTTCAATTACTCTTCATACAAAGAGGATTGCTGGAATACATTCGGAGTCAATCCAAGGCCTAGGTGGGTCACAACAGAGCTCGGTGGACAT GACATAGAGACCACATTGAAGTCGTTTGGAAGCAACATCATTTTCTCAAATGGTCTGTTAGATCCGTGGAGTGGTGGCAG TGTTCTGAAGAACTTATCCAGTACCATTGTTGCTCTTGTCACAGAAGAAG GTGGACATCATTTGGATCTACGACCTTCAACTCCAGAAGACCCAAAATGGCTAGTGGAACAGCGAGAAGCCGAGATACGGTTGATCCAAGAGTGGATCAGAACATATCGACTAGAAAAAGTAGCTCagttttctttgttaaaaagtTCATGGTAA
- the LOC130512789 gene encoding uncharacterized protein LOC130512789 isoform X2 produces the protein MMLTCITCMNQLNTTNNGGSRLLQEDEETETPRTKQATKSLTLQESTWRRLVGREANPEVADAGKRTRSGSTISVIDRLNLQPYSVHHIFE, from the exons ATGATGCTGACGTGTATAACGTGTATGAATCAGCTTAACACCACAAACAATGGCGGATCTAGGCTGCtacaagaagatgaagaaacagAGACGCCAAGGACCAAGCAGGCGACTAAATCTCTGACGTTGCAG GAATCTACTTGGAGACGCTTGGTCGGGAGGGAAGCAAATCCAGAGGTAGCAGATGCTGGAAAGAGAACGAGAAGTGGCTCTACGATATCAGTTATAGATAGGCTTAATCTTCAACCATATAGTGTTCATCAT ATATTTGAATGA
- the LOC130512789 gene encoding uncharacterized protein LOC130512789 isoform X1, with translation MMLTCITCMNQLNTTNNGGSRLLQEDEETETPRTKQATKSLTLQESTWRRLVGREANPEVADAGKRTRSGSTISVIDRLNLQPYSVHHIWRLGKLFCDILNDVFL, from the exons ATGATGCTGACGTGTATAACGTGTATGAATCAGCTTAACACCACAAACAATGGCGGATCTAGGCTGCtacaagaagatgaagaaacagAGACGCCAAGGACCAAGCAGGCGACTAAATCTCTGACGTTGCAG GAATCTACTTGGAGACGCTTGGTCGGGAGGGAAGCAAATCCAGAGGTAGCAGATGCTGGAAAGAGAACGAGAAGTGGCTCTACGATATCAGTTATAGATAGGCTTAATCTTCAACCATATAGTGTTCATCAT ATTTGGAGACTTGGAAAACTCTTTTGtgacattttaaatgatgtttttttGTAA